The Bacteroidales bacterium nucleotide sequence TTGTTGACACAAAAGAAAACCCTGATTATATATTCAAATCAGGGCTTTCTTTAAAATAGCTATTTTATTAAGTTAATTCTTTTGCAACTTTTAATGCAGCTTCGTAGTCAGGCTCGGTTGTAACTTCCGAAACATATTCAACATGTTTTACCGTATCATCTTTATCAACAACAATTACACCTCTGGCTAAAAGTCTTAGGGGTTCCATTACAAAGCCGTATTTTATTCCGAAATCCAAATCTTTATGGTCAGAAACTGTTACGGCAGCATCAATTCCTTCTGCTCCGCAAAAACGTTTTTGTGCAAAAGGTAAATCTACAGAAACCGAAATTATTTCTATATCTTTATTCTCGGCAGCTTCTTGATTAAATCTTTTGTTTTGCAATGCACAAACGCCCGTGTCTAATGAAGGGAACACTGATATAATTCTTATTTTTCCTTTATAATCAGAAAAATTTACCGGTTTTAAATCATTTCCTACTGTTGTGAAATCG carries:
- the tpx gene encoding thiol peroxidase — translated: MKQNNIKITFAGNPMPLSGQEIKIGDKAPDFTTVGNDLKPVNFSDYKGKIRIISVFPSLDTGVCALQNKRFNQEAAENKDIEIISVSVDLPFAQKRFCGAEGIDAAVTVSDHKDLDFGIKYGFVMEPLRLLARGVIVVDKDDTVKHVEYVSEVTTEPDYEAALKVAKELT